In one window of Rathayibacter caricis DSM 15933 DNA:
- a CDS encoding carbohydrate ABC transporter permease — translation MTDPARTLPVTDPVLSLPETESSGPTTPAKRSVPVASRLRAVPKYAFLTVFAIFSIFPLYFMAVSATNTSQDVLDSRMLPGTQLFENFSKLSGLQDVGGAMWNSATVAVGTTILALIVCSIAGYGFEVFHSRGKDLVMAILLIAIMIPFAATMIPLFQVFAEVGMVNSLAAVIIPAISTPFLILLFRQASRSFPYEIIEAARIDGVSELGIFARIYLPSMKSTYAAAAVITFMTAWNNFLWPKVILVNNDFQTMPMLISNLAAGYVTDYGVLMLAVLLASVPTMVVFMILQRSFAEGITGAIK, via the coding sequence GTGACTGACCCCGCCCGCACCCTCCCCGTGACGGATCCCGTCCTCTCGCTCCCCGAGACGGAGTCCTCCGGGCCCACGACCCCGGCCAAGCGCTCCGTCCCGGTGGCCTCGCGCCTGCGCGCGGTGCCGAAGTACGCGTTCCTGACGGTCTTCGCGATCTTCTCGATCTTCCCGCTGTACTTCATGGCCGTCTCGGCGACCAACACCAGCCAGGACGTGCTCGACTCGCGGATGCTGCCCGGCACGCAGCTGTTCGAGAACTTCAGCAAGCTCTCGGGGCTGCAGGACGTGGGCGGAGCGATGTGGAACTCCGCCACCGTCGCCGTCGGCACCACGATCCTCGCCCTGATCGTCTGCTCGATCGCCGGCTACGGCTTCGAGGTCTTCCACTCGCGGGGCAAGGACCTCGTGATGGCGATCCTCCTGATCGCGATCATGATCCCGTTCGCGGCGACCATGATCCCGCTGTTCCAGGTCTTCGCCGAGGTCGGGATGGTCAACTCGCTCGCCGCGGTGATCATCCCGGCGATCTCGACGCCGTTCCTGATCCTGCTGTTCCGCCAGGCCTCGCGCTCGTTCCCCTACGAGATCATCGAGGCCGCGCGGATCGACGGAGTGAGCGAGCTGGGCATCTTCGCGCGCATCTACCTGCCGTCGATGAAGTCGACCTACGCTGCCGCCGCCGTCATCACCTTCATGACCGCGTGGAACAACTTCCTCTGGCCCAAGGTGATCCTGGTCAACAACGACTTCCAGACGATGCCGATGCTGATCTCGAACCTCGCCGCGGGCTACGTCACCGACTACGGAGTGCTGATGCTGGCCGTGCTGCTGGCCTCGGTGCCGACGATGGTCGTCTTCATGATCCTGCAGCGCTCGTTCGCCGAGGGCATCACGGGAGCGATCAAGTGA
- a CDS encoding PDDEXK nuclease domain-containing protein, producing the protein MAAVMPSDYGSTLEEVKRHVHTARFQAQRKANTELLLLWWRIGSTILERQQHQAWGSGVLERLADDLRAEFPSMKGFSRTNLFSMRRFAAAWPDRSSIVQRPVGQLPWGHIIELLDKLEDQELRDWYAAKDVAHGWSRPVLAHQITTRLHEREAAAPSNYSGVLARADSELAQQITRDPYALDFLAINGAATERELEERLVDRIAETLRELGPGFAFVGRQVHFDVEGDDFFVDLLFFHVEQLRYIVVELKTRRFDPRDAGQLGFSVALVEDRLRIRGTHGATIGILVVPGKNDAVVRYALASTTQPVAVSRYELADDVRAALPDEESILDAFTRTFRRDVHAARPDPGPQNEG; encoded by the coding sequence ATGGCAGCAGTGATGCCGAGCGATTACGGGTCGACTTTGGAGGAGGTCAAACGGCACGTGCACACGGCGCGGTTCCAGGCGCAACGGAAGGCCAACACCGAACTCCTGCTGCTCTGGTGGCGGATCGGCTCGACGATCCTCGAGCGTCAGCAGCACCAGGCGTGGGGCAGCGGCGTGCTCGAACGTCTCGCCGACGATCTGCGCGCCGAGTTCCCCTCGATGAAGGGCTTCTCGCGCACGAATCTGTTCTCTATGAGGCGCTTCGCGGCCGCGTGGCCGGACCGGAGCTCGATCGTCCAACGACCCGTTGGACAATTGCCCTGGGGCCACATCATCGAGCTGCTCGACAAGCTCGAGGATCAGGAGCTGCGGGACTGGTACGCCGCGAAGGACGTCGCGCACGGGTGGAGCCGGCCGGTCCTAGCTCACCAGATCACGACACGATTGCACGAGCGGGAGGCCGCCGCACCGAGCAACTACAGCGGCGTTCTCGCGCGCGCCGACTCCGAACTCGCACAGCAGATCACCCGCGACCCGTACGCCCTCGACTTCCTCGCCATCAACGGTGCTGCCACCGAGCGCGAGCTAGAGGAGCGCTTGGTCGACCGGATCGCGGAGACTCTCCGGGAGCTCGGACCCGGGTTCGCCTTCGTCGGGCGGCAGGTGCACTTCGACGTCGAGGGTGACGACTTCTTCGTCGATCTCCTGTTCTTCCACGTCGAGCAGCTGCGATACATCGTGGTCGAGTTGAAGACGAGGAGGTTCGATCCGAGGGACGCCGGTCAACTCGGCTTCTCCGTCGCTCTCGTCGAGGACCGGCTCCGCATCCGCGGCACGCACGGAGCAACGATCGGCATCCTCGTCGTACCCGGCAAGAACGATGCCGTCGTCCGATACGCCCTCGCCTCCACGACTCAGCCCGTCGCCGTGAGCCGTTACGAACTCGCGGACGACGTCCGAGCCGCTCTTCCCGACGAGGAGTCGATCCTCGACGCTTTCACTCGGACCTTCCGGCGAGACGTTCACGCCGCTCGTCCCGATCCAGGACCGCAGAACGAAGGATGA
- a CDS encoding molybdopterin-dependent oxidoreductase — MNETAGPVRQRRFLLLAALAGVVTAGVLLAVAELIALAVARTASPVLALGSFIVDIVPRPLKEFAITTFGENDKVFLLAGIGVAVLVAAALAGVLQLIRPPLGQLVLVLAGVLSIAAIVTRAGATPLSAVPTLVGLVVAVVVLHLLTSRLRRWRSARAAEAQGRVPAHSAGLERRGFLRVSLIAAVGAIVVGAGARVVSAATSTIAGVREALRLPSPRTALTVPAGAELDIDGITPLFTPNADFYRVDTALTVPSIDPSTWTLTITGMVDQEVVMSFQDLLDMGLDEYGVTLTCVSNEVGGGLVGNAKWLGVPIRDVLARAGVQSGADMVLSRSVDGYTASTPLEALTDDGRDAILAVAMNGEPLPLEHGFPVRMIVPGLYGYVSATKWLTELKVTTFAADEAYWTPRGYSAEAPIKMSARIDTPRIDAAIPAGPTKIAGMAWAQTVGIEKVEVSIDNGDWQPATLSTPVNTDTWVQWYVDWQAESGSHYVAVRATDANGTLQIEERAPIAPNGSSGWQRTLVRVT; from the coding sequence ATGAACGAGACAGCGGGACCCGTGCGCCAGAGGCGATTCCTCCTGCTCGCCGCCCTAGCGGGGGTGGTCACCGCCGGTGTCCTCCTCGCGGTCGCCGAGCTGATCGCCCTCGCCGTCGCCCGGACGGCCAGCCCCGTCCTCGCCCTCGGCTCCTTCATCGTCGACATCGTGCCGCGGCCCCTCAAGGAGTTCGCGATCACGACGTTCGGCGAGAACGACAAGGTCTTCCTGCTCGCCGGGATCGGGGTCGCGGTGCTCGTCGCCGCCGCGCTCGCCGGAGTGCTGCAGCTGATCCGGCCGCCGCTCGGGCAGCTCGTGCTCGTGCTCGCCGGCGTCCTCTCGATCGCCGCGATCGTCACGCGCGCCGGAGCGACTCCGCTCTCGGCCGTGCCGACCCTCGTCGGACTCGTCGTCGCGGTCGTCGTGCTGCACCTGCTCACCTCGCGCCTGCGCCGCTGGCGCTCGGCCCGGGCCGCGGAGGCGCAGGGGCGCGTGCCCGCCCACTCGGCCGGACTCGAGCGTCGCGGCTTCCTCCGCGTGTCGCTCATCGCCGCGGTCGGAGCGATCGTCGTCGGCGCCGGAGCCCGGGTCGTCAGCGCCGCGACCTCCACCATCGCCGGGGTCCGCGAGGCGCTGCGCCTGCCGAGCCCGCGCACGGCCCTGACCGTGCCCGCTGGCGCCGAGCTCGACATCGACGGGATCACGCCGCTCTTCACCCCCAACGCCGACTTCTACCGCGTGGACACCGCGCTCACCGTTCCGAGCATCGACCCGTCGACCTGGACCCTCACCATCACCGGCATGGTCGACCAGGAGGTCGTGATGTCGTTCCAGGACCTGCTCGACATGGGCCTGGACGAGTACGGAGTGACGCTGACGTGCGTCTCGAACGAGGTCGGCGGCGGCCTGGTCGGCAACGCGAAGTGGCTCGGAGTCCCGATCCGCGACGTGCTCGCCCGCGCGGGCGTGCAGTCCGGAGCCGACATGGTCCTCTCGCGCAGCGTCGACGGCTACACCGCGAGCACGCCCCTCGAGGCCCTCACAGACGACGGGCGCGACGCGATCCTCGCGGTCGCCATGAACGGCGAGCCGCTGCCGCTCGAGCACGGCTTCCCGGTGCGGATGATCGTGCCCGGCCTGTACGGCTACGTCTCGGCGACGAAGTGGCTGACCGAGCTGAAGGTGACCACCTTCGCCGCCGACGAGGCCTACTGGACCCCGCGCGGCTACTCCGCCGAGGCCCCGATCAAGATGTCGGCGCGCATCGACACCCCGCGCATCGACGCCGCGATCCCCGCGGGCCCGACGAAGATCGCCGGCATGGCCTGGGCGCAGACCGTCGGCATCGAGAAGGTCGAGGTGAGCATCGACAACGGCGACTGGCAGCCCGCGACGCTCTCGACCCCCGTCAACACCGACACCTGGGTGCAGTGGTACGTCGACTGGCAGGCCGAGTCCGGCTCGCACTACGTCGCCGTCCGCGCTACGGACGCGAACGGCACCCTCCAGATCGAGGAGCGCGCCCCCATCGCCCCCAACGGCTCGTCCGGCTGGCAGCGCACCCTCGTCCGCGTCACCTGA
- a CDS encoding glycoside hydrolase family 2 TIM barrel-domain containing protein, whose translation MSLAHDPRPPAAASPGFDPSRLSDPGYFAENRRPAHSDHRWFRSVDEAATGVSSFEQSLNGRWRIHYSPDLAGTVPGFEQPDFDADDWDTIPVPAHIQLHGYDRPQYVNTQYPWDGHEDLSPGQAPQRFNPVASYRTVFTLDAPLEPGERIALDVRGAESAIALWLNGRWLGFSADSFSPAEFDLTDLLVEGENVLAAQVVKWSAGSWLEDQDFFRFSGIFRDVVLLRRPRTHLEDLRVTTVVGDSWAEIAVEPSLDGDGSVVVELEGVGVLRQDEDGRHRLRLADPRLWSPEDPHLHRLIVRVRDADGAETEVVPQPVGLRRFAIEDGVLRLNGRRIVFFGVNRHEFGVDGRVVTREQTEEDLRILKRAGVNAIRTSHYPNNSFFYELADEYGFLVIDEMNLETHGVWDRVRYLDAPLEEAVPGDDSRWAAALADRARSLVERDKNHPSVVMWSLGNESFGGSVLRDLSDWFREVDDRPVHYEGVHWDSRYPDTTDVVSQMYTPAAEVEEYLREHRDKPFILCEYAHAMGNSFGAVDRYLDLAAREPLFQGGFIWDFADQAIAMVDRHGVPYFGYGGDNGEAPHDGDFSGNGILFADRTPTPKLQEVAFLYQPFRIDVSEEGIAIENRLLSTPSSAFDAVVTLRREGRVLAEQTLETAVQPGGRATFASPVPVPELPGEYTLDVELRLASSTRWAEAGHVVARGQRVLEVVGRPHVESRPRPEVVEGTHNVGVRGEGFSVLFSRLHGGLQSYRWGGGAEGGRELLDSMPMPSFWHAPTSNERGWGGPFEDGQWLLASRYARAAGGALRTARVSSDDTAVTVGYTYELPTTPRAFCDVDYRVTGDGRIEVTVAMDVPDGLPDLPEFGMQWTTSADAHRLRWYGDGPDECYSDRRLGARLDVWSSDVARELTPYLKPQEAGSRTGVRWAEVTGDDGWGLRLDCDGGMEFSALHWTPFEIENAQHPNELPPVQRTVLRPALRRRGVAGDDSWGARTHPEYLVRPRDGRLVFRFGVSGVSGS comes from the coding sequence GTGAGCCTCGCGCACGATCCGCGACCGCCCGCAGCCGCCTCGCCGGGGTTCGACCCGTCGCGGCTGTCGGATCCGGGGTACTTCGCCGAGAACCGGCGCCCGGCCCACTCCGACCACCGCTGGTTCCGCTCGGTGGACGAGGCCGCGACCGGCGTCAGCTCGTTCGAGCAGTCGCTGAACGGGCGCTGGCGGATCCACTACTCGCCCGATCTCGCGGGCACGGTCCCCGGATTCGAGCAGCCGGACTTCGACGCGGACGACTGGGACACGATCCCCGTTCCCGCGCACATCCAGCTGCACGGCTACGACCGCCCGCAGTACGTGAACACGCAGTACCCGTGGGACGGGCACGAGGACCTCAGCCCCGGGCAGGCTCCGCAGCGCTTCAACCCCGTGGCGTCGTACCGGACGGTGTTCACCCTCGACGCGCCACTGGAGCCCGGCGAGCGGATCGCGCTCGACGTGCGCGGCGCCGAGAGCGCCATCGCGCTCTGGCTGAACGGGCGCTGGCTCGGCTTCTCGGCGGACAGCTTCTCGCCCGCCGAGTTCGACCTCACCGACCTTCTGGTCGAGGGCGAGAACGTGCTGGCCGCGCAGGTGGTCAAGTGGAGCGCCGGGTCGTGGCTCGAGGACCAGGACTTCTTCCGCTTCTCCGGGATCTTCCGCGACGTGGTGCTGCTGCGGCGCCCGCGGACGCACCTGGAGGACCTGCGCGTGACGACCGTCGTCGGCGACTCCTGGGCCGAGATCGCGGTGGAGCCGAGCCTCGACGGCGACGGCTCGGTGGTGGTCGAGCTCGAGGGCGTCGGCGTGCTGCGGCAGGACGAGGACGGGCGGCACCGCCTCCGACTCGCCGACCCGCGGCTGTGGAGCCCCGAGGACCCGCACCTGCACCGCCTGATCGTGCGCGTGCGCGACGCCGACGGCGCCGAGACGGAGGTGGTCCCCCAGCCGGTCGGCCTCCGCCGCTTCGCGATCGAGGACGGGGTGCTGCGGTTGAACGGCCGCCGCATCGTGTTCTTCGGAGTGAACCGCCACGAGTTCGGCGTCGACGGCCGCGTCGTCACGCGCGAGCAGACGGAGGAGGACCTGCGGATCCTCAAGCGCGCCGGCGTGAACGCGATCCGCACCAGCCACTACCCCAACAACTCCTTCTTCTACGAGCTCGCCGACGAGTACGGGTTCCTGGTCATCGACGAGATGAACCTCGAGACGCACGGCGTGTGGGATCGCGTGCGCTACCTCGACGCTCCGCTCGAGGAGGCCGTGCCGGGCGACGACTCCCGCTGGGCCGCGGCGCTGGCCGACCGCGCACGGAGTCTCGTCGAGCGCGACAAGAACCACCCGAGCGTGGTGATGTGGTCGCTCGGCAACGAGTCCTTCGGCGGCAGCGTGCTGCGCGACCTCTCGGACTGGTTCCGCGAGGTCGACGACCGGCCCGTGCACTACGAGGGCGTGCACTGGGACTCCCGCTACCCCGACACGACCGACGTGGTCAGCCAGATGTACACGCCGGCGGCCGAGGTCGAGGAGTACCTGCGCGAGCACCGCGACAAGCCGTTCATCCTCTGCGAGTACGCCCACGCGATGGGCAACTCGTTTGGCGCGGTCGACCGCTACCTCGATCTCGCCGCCCGGGAGCCGCTGTTCCAGGGCGGCTTCATCTGGGACTTCGCCGACCAGGCGATCGCGATGGTCGACCGGCACGGCGTGCCCTACTTCGGCTACGGCGGCGACAACGGCGAGGCTCCGCACGACGGCGACTTCAGCGGGAACGGGATCCTCTTCGCCGACCGCACGCCCACGCCGAAGCTGCAGGAGGTCGCGTTCCTCTACCAGCCGTTCCGGATCGACGTGTCGGAGGAGGGGATCGCGATCGAGAACCGGCTGCTGTCGACTCCGTCGTCGGCGTTCGACGCGGTCGTGACGCTGCGCCGCGAGGGCCGCGTTCTGGCGGAGCAGACGCTCGAGACCGCGGTCCAGCCCGGCGGGCGCGCGACCTTCGCGAGCCCGGTGCCGGTGCCCGAGCTGCCGGGCGAGTACACGCTCGACGTCGAGCTTCGGCTGGCGTCGTCGACCCGCTGGGCCGAGGCGGGGCACGTGGTGGCCCGCGGTCAGCGGGTGCTCGAGGTGGTCGGCCGACCGCACGTCGAGAGCCGGCCGCGACCCGAGGTCGTCGAGGGCACCCACAACGTGGGCGTCCGCGGCGAGGGGTTCAGCGTGCTGTTCTCGCGCCTGCACGGCGGACTGCAGTCCTACCGCTGGGGCGGCGGGGCCGAGGGCGGGCGCGAGCTGCTCGACTCGATGCCGATGCCGTCGTTCTGGCACGCGCCCACCTCGAACGAGCGCGGCTGGGGCGGGCCGTTCGAGGACGGCCAGTGGCTGCTCGCGAGCCGGTACGCCCGGGCGGCGGGCGGGGCGCTGCGGACCGCGCGGGTCTCCTCCGACGACACCGCCGTGACCGTGGGGTACACCTACGAGCTGCCGACCACCCCGCGCGCCTTCTGCGACGTCGACTACCGGGTGACCGGCGACGGGCGGATCGAGGTCACGGTGGCGATGGACGTGCCGGACGGCCTGCCCGACCTGCCCGAGTTCGGGATGCAGTGGACGACGAGCGCCGACGCGCACCGCCTCCGCTGGTACGGCGACGGACCCGACGAGTGCTACTCCGATCGCCGCCTCGGCGCGCGGCTGGACGTCTGGTCGAGCGACGTGGCGCGCGAGCTGACCCCCTACCTGAAGCCTCAGGAGGCGGGCAGCCGCACCGGCGTGCGCTGGGCCGAGGTGACCGGCGACGACGGCTGGGGCCTGCGTCTCGACTGCGACGGCGGGATGGAGTTCTCGGCGCTGCACTGGACGCCGTTCGAGATCGAGAACGCGCAGCACCCGAACGAGCTGCCCCCGGTGCAGCGGACCGTGCTGCGACCGGCGCTGCGGCGGCGCGGGGTCGCGGGAGACGACTCCTGGGGGGCGCGGACGCATCCGGAGTACCTCGTGCGGCCGCGCGACGGCCGACTGGTGTTCCGCTTCGGGGTCTCGGGGGTGTCCGGGAGCTGA
- a CDS encoding carbohydrate ABC transporter permease, with the protein MTGERRRSLTGWAFLLPASLLILLVSFLPMAQAFLLSLQTGRGANLSFAEPFWLNYERLLQDEIFRLTLQNTFIYLLIQVPVMLIMALVLANLLNDRTLKYKTFWRTAIFLPCAVSLVAYSLVFRTIFANDGFVNDLLLGVGLIDSPVNWLGNPDTARFVIILGLLWRWTGYNMVFYLAALQNVDYSSIEAAKMDGASSLQTFFHVTIPQLKPIILLTAIMSTNGTLQLFDESWALTRGGPAYTTMSMSHYLYEVSFLKNPNFGYASALSYVILILVAVLAFAQLKVGDKRD; encoded by the coding sequence ATGACCGGCGAGCGCCGCCGCAGCCTCACCGGCTGGGCCTTCCTCCTGCCTGCGTCGCTGCTGATCCTGCTGGTCAGCTTCCTGCCGATGGCGCAGGCGTTCCTGCTCTCGCTGCAGACCGGACGCGGCGCGAACCTCTCGTTCGCCGAGCCCTTCTGGCTCAACTACGAGCGGCTGCTGCAGGACGAGATCTTCCGCCTGACGCTGCAGAACACCTTCATCTACCTGCTCATCCAGGTGCCCGTGATGCTGATCATGGCGCTGGTGCTCGCCAACCTGCTCAACGACCGCACGCTGAAGTACAAGACCTTCTGGCGCACCGCGATCTTCCTGCCCTGCGCCGTCTCGCTCGTCGCCTACTCGCTGGTGTTCCGCACGATCTTCGCGAACGACGGCTTCGTCAACGACCTGCTGCTGGGCGTCGGCCTGATCGACAGCCCGGTCAACTGGCTCGGCAACCCCGACACCGCGCGCTTCGTCATCATCCTCGGACTGCTCTGGCGCTGGACCGGCTACAACATGGTCTTCTACCTGGCGGCCCTGCAGAACGTCGACTACTCGAGCATCGAGGCGGCGAAGATGGACGGCGCGAGCTCGCTGCAGACCTTCTTCCACGTCACGATCCCTCAGCTGAAGCCGATCATCCTGCTCACCGCGATCATGTCGACCAACGGCACCCTGCAGCTCTTCGACGAGTCGTGGGCGCTGACCCGCGGCGGACCGGCGTACACGACGATGTCGATGTCGCACTACCTCTACGAGGTCTCGTTCCTCAAGAACCCGAACTTCGGCTACGCGTCGGCGCTGTCGTACGTGATCCTCATCCTCGTCGCGGTCCTCGCGTTCGCCCAGCTGAAAGTCGGTGACAAGCGTGACTGA
- a CDS encoding DUF6584 family protein: MNEADAIARATRLWVSGRRVEALELLKTRVRRAPDESEARRVLVAFYRELGAPDQAGRWSLALDGEATPLERDRAARLVAASRVSASDLPEFLALPTGHLPAAVVRLLPDIERYRDRFRLSAEERLHLALPAEDWRDAVALTGWFVSSAIFVLAVLVSWAGALLGTAMTDAARWASVASLACLAIACGFSGWSAARRRRRAVIGWILGAVVLAAAVARFVAIAIDGGGIIRFSWER, from the coding sequence GTGAACGAGGCGGATGCGATCGCGCGGGCGACGCGACTCTGGGTGTCCGGGCGACGCGTTGAGGCGTTGGAGCTGCTCAAGACCCGCGTCCGTCGTGCGCCTGACGAGTCGGAGGCGCGGCGGGTGCTCGTCGCGTTCTACCGCGAACTCGGAGCGCCGGACCAGGCCGGGCGCTGGTCCCTCGCGCTGGACGGCGAGGCGACTCCGCTCGAGCGCGACCGAGCGGCCCGTCTTGTAGCGGCCTCCCGCGTCTCGGCGTCCGATCTTCCCGAGTTCCTCGCGCTGCCGACCGGTCACCTGCCCGCGGCGGTGGTCCGGCTGCTGCCCGACATCGAGCGGTACCGCGACCGCTTCCGGCTCTCGGCCGAGGAGCGGCTGCACCTCGCCCTGCCCGCGGAGGACTGGCGCGATGCGGTCGCGCTCACCGGGTGGTTCGTGTCGTCTGCGATCTTCGTGCTCGCCGTGCTCGTGAGCTGGGCAGGGGCTCTGCTGGGCACGGCGATGACGGATGCCGCGCGGTGGGCGTCGGTCGCGTCCCTCGCCTGCCTCGCGATCGCCTGCGGGTTCTCGGGCTGGTCCGCTGCGCGCCGGCGCCGGCGCGCAGTCATCGGTTGGATCCTGGGCGCCGTCGTGCTCGCCGCCGCTGTCGCACGATTCGTCGCGATCGCGATCGACGGCGGCGGGATCATCCGCTTCAGCTGGGAGCGATGA
- a CDS encoding Ig-like domain-containing protein encodes MRRYRLVLRSAVGVLLLLVASLTAATTRQGPQVTSVQVSPEGVVERDGARLRLRLDRPVNGSVAERVSIEPAAGSEVTVVGSEITISFTELLRYGTEYTVTIADVRSRTGTTSDLVTRFTTAEPEVLALEASADGPDRITGRPLAGGEERVLFEADSVSAYAVSGTVLAAVVEEGGTALLETVDVVTGARRSVPIPSAVIEIRGSSSAPRIGYTVATVDGPVLRTLDVSDPEAEPVVVARADGAELAIAQWAFEPGSTSLAALTEDGVLLRVDAGTEAPTVLGEHGELRGFVPGTSDLVVSDPGGGAVVDLRTGREAPLEMPARVDGAASSEERLLNGSSYLRTVTDRSGGAFDVSSAVVLFDGYAERELFRPAEGAALVSTCLSPNGQYLAVHTAPAGSTVVDRTVLIDVETGGSDHVLAGASLDWC; translated from the coding sequence ATGCGCCGGTACCGGCTCGTGCTGCGCTCGGCGGTGGGGGTGCTGCTGCTCCTCGTGGCCTCGCTCACGGCGGCGACCACACGCCAGGGACCGCAGGTGACGAGCGTCCAGGTGAGCCCCGAGGGCGTGGTCGAGCGCGACGGGGCCCGGCTGCGCCTGCGGCTCGACCGCCCGGTGAACGGCTCGGTGGCCGAGCGCGTGTCGATCGAGCCGGCCGCCGGATCGGAGGTGACGGTGGTGGGCTCCGAGATCACGATCTCCTTCACCGAGCTGCTGCGCTACGGCACCGAGTACACGGTGACGATCGCGGACGTCCGCTCCCGCACCGGCACGACGTCGGATCTCGTGACGCGGTTCACGACGGCCGAGCCCGAGGTCCTCGCGCTCGAGGCCTCGGCCGACGGGCCGGACCGCATCACCGGCCGGCCGCTCGCCGGCGGCGAGGAGCGGGTGCTCTTCGAAGCCGATTCGGTGTCGGCCTACGCCGTGAGTGGCACGGTGCTGGCCGCGGTCGTGGAGGAGGGCGGCACGGCGCTCCTGGAGACGGTCGACGTCGTCACCGGCGCCCGGCGCTCCGTCCCGATCCCCTCGGCGGTGATCGAGATCCGCGGTTCGTCGTCCGCTCCCCGCATCGGGTACACCGTCGCCACGGTCGACGGACCGGTGCTGCGGACGCTCGACGTCTCGGACCCCGAGGCGGAGCCCGTCGTCGTGGCCCGCGCGGACGGTGCCGAGCTCGCCATCGCGCAGTGGGCCTTCGAGCCCGGATCGACGTCGCTCGCCGCGCTCACCGAGGACGGCGTGCTCCTGCGCGTCGACGCGGGCACGGAGGCGCCGACCGTCCTCGGCGAGCACGGCGAGTTGCGGGGGTTCGTGCCCGGGACGTCCGACCTGGTGGTGTCGGACCCCGGCGGGGGAGCCGTGGTGGATCTGCGCACCGGCCGGGAGGCTCCGCTCGAGATGCCCGCCCGGGTGGACGGCGCGGCGTCGAGCGAGGAGCGGCTGCTCAACGGATCCTCCTACCTGCGGACGGTCACGGACCGCTCGGGAGGCGCCTTCGACGTGTCCAGCGCCGTAGTCCTCTTCGACGGGTACGCCGAGCGGGAGCTGTTCCGGCCCGCGGAGGGAGCGGCCCTCGTCTCGACGTGCCTGTCGCCGAACGGCCAGTACCTGGCGGTGCACACCGCCCCCGCCGGATCGACCGTGGTCGACCGCACCGTGCTGATCGACGTCGAGACCGGCGGGTCGGACCACGTGCTGGCGGGGGCGTCGCTCGACTGGTGCTGA